One segment of Babylonia areolata isolate BAREFJ2019XMU chromosome 24, ASM4173473v1, whole genome shotgun sequence DNA contains the following:
- the LOC143298989 gene encoding sodium-dependent proline transporter-like, with the protein MGGREKDSDNKAVQPASEAGTSEVERSTWGGQLDFFMSCVGYAVGLGNIWRFPYLCYKNGGGAFLIPYVIMLIICGLPLFFFELSFGQFASVGPITIWRVSPFFRGIGFGMVLISLMVCLYYNVIITYGLYYLLVSLTSMDDPLPWSTCGNAWNTAYCSAGKTDLTNLTDWERVNASLPFYNRTCVDSWLDSAGLTVDTLTYNQTLTNLSHCDESSLYKLPSDEYFTRNVLRLHEATDFSDMGGISLKLVVLLALAWLLVFACLLRGVETSGKVVYFMASFPYLVLIALLVRGVTLPGYIDGITFYIVPVWDRLTDVLVWREAATQIFYSLGPAFGTLITMASFNPFRHNCYRDAILVSLINCGTSIFAGFVIFSMLGYMAHATNQAVVNVTEDGPGLVFVVYPEGIARMPAAAVWAFLFFFMLVALGLDSQFATFETVISAVIDEFPHVLRQRRTMFGFFCHLMGFLLGIPMTTKGGIWLLTLLNDYSASYSLMVVCFCELIAVNYVYGNKRFCSDIQMMLGFEPNWYWRGTWMVVTPVAILVMIVMSGVQYAPATYGDYEFEPWVQGLGFAIAALPVACILLGFVVQGCRYKSIKAACQSDPKWGPSRPDHRTGRYAEVNLAFVDIDGDTGNNHTSHANLSPKTNGRHGAETGHSTAF; encoded by the exons ATGGGCGGAAGGGAAAAAGACAGTGACAACAAGGCGGTGCAGCCAGCGTCAGAGGCAGGGACCTCTGAGGTGGAGCGATCGACGTGGGGCGGTCAGCTGGACTTCTTCATGTCCTGTGTGGGCTATGCCGTGGGTCTGGGCAACATCTGGAGGTTCCCTTACCTGTGTTACAAGaacgggggag GTGCGTTTCTCATCCCCTACGTCATCATGTTGATCATCTGCGGACTGCCGCTGTTCTTCTTTGAGCTGAGCTTCGGTCAGTTTGCCTCCGTGGGGCCCATCACCATTTGGAGGGTCAGCCCCTTCTTCAGAG GTATCGGGTTCGGCATGGTGCTGATCTCCCTGATGGTGTGCCTGTACTACAACGTGATCATCACCTACGGCCTGTACTACCTGCTGGTGTCGCTCACCAGCATGGACGACCCGCTGCCCTGGTCCACGTGCGGCAACGCCTGGAACACCGCCTACTGCAGCGCGGGAAAGACCGACCTCACCAACCTGACTGACTGGGAGAGGGTCAACGCCTCTCTGC CCTTCTACAACAGGACCTGTGTGGACAGCTGGCTGGACAGTGCAGGGCTGACGGTggacacactgacgtacaaccAGACACTGACCAACCTCTCCCACTGTGATGAGTCCAGCCTCTACAAGCTGCCCAGCGACGAGTACTTCAC TCGGAACGTGTTACGTCTGCACGAGGCGACAGACTTCTCGGACATGGGGGGCATCAGTCTGAAGTTGGTGGTGCTGCTGGCTTTGGCCTGGCTCCTCGTCTTCGCCTGTCTCCTCAGGGGGGTGGAGACCTCTGGGAAG gtggtGTACTTCATGGCCAGCTTCCCCTACCTGGTGCTGATAGCTCTCCTGGTGCGTGGCGTGACGCTGCCTGGATACATTGACGGCATCACCTTCTACATCGTCCCCGTCTGGGACCGCCTCACCGACGTCCTG GTGTGGAGAGAAGCGGCCACACAGATTTTTTACTCCCTGGGTCCTGCGTTCGGCACTTTGATCACTATGGCCAGCTTTAACCCCTTCAGACACAACTGCTACAG GGATGCCATCCTTGTGTCTCTCATCAACTGCGGCACCAGCATATTCGCAGGCTTCGTCATCTTTTCCATGCTGGGCTACATGGCCCACGCCACCAATCAGGCCGTGGTCAACGTCACTGAGGACG GTCCCGGATTGGTGTTCGTGGTTTACCCAGAAGGCATCGCGAGAATGCCGGCAGCGGCCGTGTGGGCGTTCCTCTTTTTCTTCATGCTTGTCGCCCTTGGTTTGGACAgccag TTTGCAACGTTCGAGACTGTCATCAGTGCAGTCATTGACGAGTTCCCACATGTGCTTCGCCAAAGACGCACAATGTTTGGATTCTTCTGTCATCTGATGGGCTTCCTTCTGGGTATACCCATGACAACAAAG GGTGGTATCTGGCTGCTGACACTGCTGAACGATTACTCCGCCAGCTACTCTCTGATGGTCGTCTGCTTCTGTGAACTGATTGCTGTCAATTATGTGTACG GTAACAAGCGGTTCTGCAGTGACATCCAGATGATGCTGGGGTTTGAACCCAACTGGTACTGGAGAGGCACCTGGATGGTGGTCACCCCAGTGGCCATTCTG GTGATGATCGTGATGTCCGGCGTGCAGTACGCCCCAGCCACTTACGGGGACTACGAGTTCGAACCCTGGGTGCAGGGTTTGGGATTCGCCATAGCCGCTCTGCCCGTGGCCTGTATTCTGCTGGGCTTTGTCGTGCAAGGCTGCCGATataag TCCATAAAAGCGGCCTGCCAGTCCGATCCGAAGTGGGGGCCAAGCAGACCTGATCACCGCACAGGGCGCTACGCTGAGGTCAACCTGGCCTTCGTTGACATCGACGGTGACACAGGCAACAACCACACCTCTCACGCCAATCTGAGCCCCAAGACAAATGGTCGACACGGTGCAGAAACAGGGCACAGTACCGCTTTTTAG